The DNA window GCGAACACGGCCCCCTCGTGAAGCTCGGCGACACCCGGGGAACGCCCGCGAGCCCCCGGACCGAGATCCCCGGGCGCCCGAGCCGTGACGGCGCCCTGTACCTCAATGCCGGCATCATCCAGGCCGACGCGGGCAGGGCGTACGTCGCTGCCATCGATCGCGCCCGCATGGCAAATCGCTTCACACGCGAGCTGCGCTTCGACGCCGTGCTCGGCTCCATCCGGCTCCTCGACAGCGATCGCGCCGGCGTCATCTACTTCGCGGTGCAAACCCGCCCTTCCGGAAGCGGGGACGAGACGCTGCTCCTCACCTGCCTCGACCCCGCGAATGGACAGACCCTCGGCGGCGCGGTGATGCCCGTCAACACCTTGCCCGAAGAGACGTTCCGCGACCTCGCCGTGCTCGACGAGGGCGGCGTGCTCCACGCCCTCCGGACCGAGGCCGGCACGAGCTACCAGCGGTACGACTGTCCGTGAGCAGTCACCAACCCGTGCGCCGGATCGCCTTGTACGACGAGTCCGCGGTACGGGACCCGTACACGCAGCCGGCCGCGCAGCCCTTGCACTCGTACGTGTACATGGTGCCCCAGGCATCGCCGGAGCTGTAGATGAAGATGTGGCCAGCGCCGCCGCTCCGGTAGACCATCGCGTCGCCCCGCTTCACCGCGCCGCGCGTGATGTCGCCCCACTGGCTGTTGCTCCCGTGGAAATCCGCCGTGCTGTACGGGTGCGAATCGGTGGCGAGGTTCGTGTTCGAGCTGGGCACCGTCCACACCTTCGCCACGAAGCCGGAGCAATCTCCTCCGTAGCTGCCGACGTACGTGCAGCTCGGGCACGAGCCGGAGCATTGCCCCTTGTTCGACGCGTTCGGCCCCTCGGGGAGGAACCTGCCGTGTCCCCACCAGTACCCGA is part of the Chondromyces crocatus genome and encodes:
- a CDS encoding SH3 domain-containing protein yields the protein MVASSIRAVVVRVASVAVFGAFASMVACVASDEFPDSEALRGADEPVESSSHAVSGTLVVGSTLRSTTNVNLRSGATTSASVLRVVPTGATVTVVQGAPSNGFYQVNHDGLVGWTSGAYYDLVTVPSSPVIEAGMSKAQSAMGFGYWWGHGRFLPEGPNASNKGQCSGSCPSCTYVGSYGGDCSGFVAKVWTVPSSNTNLATDSHPYSTADFHGSNSQWGDITRGAVKRGDAMVYRSGGAGHIFIYSSGDAWGTMYTYECKGCAAGCVYGSRTADSSYKAIRRTGW